In Rhodococcus pseudokoreensis, the DNA window AGCCGCCATCGGCAGTCTCGCGGAAGCCGATCTGGAGGACGGCGACGTCGAACGGGGGCTCGCCCGGTACCGGGAGGCGCTGGACCTGATGTACCCCCGGATCACGGCCGCGCCCTACGCCGATCCGTACGGACTCGTGCTGGCGGCCTCGGTGGTGTCCGCCCACGTGCTGCACGGCCGGTCCGAGATGGTGGTGGACACCGTTCCGCAGCTCGCGGAGTGGGCACGCTCCCGGCTGGGTGTGGGCGCATATCCGGATCTGCCGGTCACCGGCGCCGTCGCGGCGGGCATCGGATGTTTCGAGATCGCGCGCGGTGACGCCGACCGCGGTCTCGCGCTGCTGGCACTGTCCGTCCCGGCGCGCGCCCGGCAGGACAGCGTCTCGCTGCAACACCACCGGCACGTCGCGTTCGCACTCGAGAACGTCGAGGCGGACCGCTGGACGTCGGCGCAGGCGAGGTGCAGCACGTGGTCACGTCGCGCGGTGCACACCGAGATTCTGGATGCGCTCGCCGCCGTCAGCCGCGACCTGGCGTCAGGCCGGCACCCGGCCGCCGACCCGCGCCGCGCAGGAGCGTAAAAGGTCGGTCAGCTCCGGGTCGTCGACCGCCAGCCGTCCCGTCTTCCCGATTGCCGCGAGGCACCCGGTCACCGCGTTCTGCGCGTCGTGCACCGGGACGGCGACCGCGCTGCGGCCGACGCGCACCTCGTCGACCTCGCGGGCCGAACCGGTGTGCCGGACGGCGTCGAGTTCGGTCCGCAGCGCGCCGAAGTCGGTGATGGTCGACGACGTCACCCTGCGCAGGCTCGGCGGGACCAGGTCGGGACGGGACGCGAGGAGGACCTTGCCGATGGCGGACGCGTGCAGGTGCGCGGCGATCGTGTTCTCGCCGCTGAGTTCGTGGTCGGGATCGCGGTCGACGAGTCGCACCCGGCTGCCCGCGAACGACGCCAGATGGATCCCGAAACGCACCTGTTCCCGCAGTTCCTCGAGGACGGCGTGGTGGTCGACCGGGTCCGGTGCCGCGTCGGCCCCCGCCAGCTGCCGGGTCCGGCGGCCCAGCGCGAACCCGGACAGATCCGCGATCCGCACCAGATAGCCGTCGGCGGTCAAGAGATTGAGCAGCCGGTACGCCGTGGCCTGGGGGATCCCCGCGTGCGCGGCGATGTCTCTCGCCGTCGCCCCGGACCCGAGTTGCGCGACCGCCTCGAGCAGGGCGAGCGCTTTCTGCACGGCGCGTGGTTCGTGGCCCGCGATCTCCCCGGCTCGGGCGCCCATCACCGGGACCCGGGAGTGCGTCCAGCCGCCGTCAACGCGAGGTTCCCGGCGGCATCCGTCGCGAACACCCCGGCCCCCGGCAGCACGTCGTCCGTCTCCGCGGTGTCGAACACACCCACCGACCGCAGACTCGCCGGGTGGCGCCACCGCAGATACAACTGCCACGCCGAACCCGACAGCAACAGGGCCAGCACCACGGCGGGGACTATCGTGAAACCGTGGGCCACGTTCACGAACAGCATGTAGGCCAGCACGATTCCGCCTGCGGCGCTGCCCGCGACTCCGGCCGCCAGGACGAGGGGCGTGTGCTCCCCGATCCGGCTGAGGAACCGCACCGACGCCACCGCCACCAGCACGTACGCCGCGACCACCGCCGTCCTGGCGATCAACTGGACGTGACCGAACGCGGCCGATTTGCCGACGATGCCGAACGTCGCGGCACCCGCGCACACGACGCACACGATGACGGCCAGGGCCGCGTACGGGGTGCGGTAGCCGCGGTGCACCCGGGCGAACAGGCGCGGGACGACGGTTTCGATCCCCATCGAGTACAGCAGGCGCGAAGCGGCATTCGACGACGCCATCGCCGACGCCAGCCACGACGTGCCCAACCCGAGGTTCAGGGCGATCACCACGGCCGGGTCGACCCCGGTAGCGGTGCCGTGGAGGTACGCGTTCACCAGGGTGTCGGTGCGACCGGACCAGGCGGCCCAGGCCGAGAAGATGAACAGGCCGCCGCAGATCATCGGCGTGAGCATCACGGTGCGGGTGACGGTGGCGAGCGGCCGCTTGGCCTCGGGGCCGAAGAACGTGGCGCTCTCGAATCCGGCCAGCGCGAACACCGCGGCCAGCGTCATGAGCAGCGGCCCGTACGCGGAATCGGACGGCGGCACCGCGGCGTGCTGGCCGCCGGCGCCGGTCACGATCATCAGACCGGCGATGAACAGCAGCGAGCACGATTCGACAGCGAGGATGGCGAGCGCCGCGAACCGGACCCCACGGACCAGGCAGCCGAGGATCACGAGCGCGATCCCGGCATACACGAGGAGGCGTTCGGCGGGCCCGCGCAACTCCACCCCGAAGAAACCGAGCGTCGCGATCACGGCCTGGCCGCCGTGGTACAGCGTCATCACCGCGCTGCCCACGTACTTGGTCAGCATCGCCACGCCCGCCGTCAGCGCGGCCCGGGTGCCGAGGCCCTGGAACACGAAACTGTAGAGGCCCCCCGCGGCCGCCATGCGCCGCGTGAACTGCGAGACGCACACCGCGATCAGGGACACCACCACCGTCGCGACGACGATCGTGATCAGACCGCTGAGCAGCATCTTATGGGTGAACATGGTGACGGGCAGCACGACTATCGACACCGCAGGCGCCGTCGTCGCCACCGACTGGGCGAGAACCTCGACGCCCGACAATTGCCGCCTGCCCAGTGCACGCAACGGCGACAGGGCCGCGCGTGCGGGCTCGCCGGTGGCGAACGAACGCGCGACGGCGTCGGAAAGTGCTGACATGCGCGTGAAACTAGCCGCGTCGTGTTGCGGAAAAGTTTCGGTTTCGGGTCGAATGCCGACCCGGGAGTGAGAACGGACCGCAGCCGTTCCCGCTCGGTGGCCTCAGACTGTTTCGCCGCCGACAACTTCCCGACTCGCGCCCCTCCCAGGATGAATCCGGACAACCTACCCGGGTCGCCGGGCGCAAGAATGGGAGCGCGAATTGGCATTTACACGTAGATCTTTCATGAAGGGCCTCGGGGCCACCGGGGGTGCAGGACTCGCGTACGGCGCGATGTCGACGCTCGGGCTCGCACCGTCGACCGCCGCGCCCGCCCGCACGTTCCAGCCGCTCGCGGCCGGCGACCTCATCGGCAAGGTGAAAGGCAGCCACTCCGTGGTCGTGCTCGGCGGCGGCCCCGCCGGACTGTGTTCGGCGTTCGAACTGCAGAAGGCCGGCTACACGGTGACGGTCCTGGAGGCCCGCACCCGGCCCGGCGGCCGCGTCTGGACCGCCCGGGGCGGCACCGAGGAGACCGACCTGAACGGCGAGACGCAGAAGTGCACGTTCTCGGACGGCCACTTCTACAACGTCGGCGCCACCCGGATCCCGCAGAGCCACATCACGCTCGACTACTGCCGCGAACTCGGCGTCGAGATCCAGGGCTTCGGAAACCAGAACGCCAACACGTTCGTGAACTACGCGAGCGACACGTCGCTGTCGGGCCAGTCCGTCACCTACCGGGCGGCGAAGGCCGACACGTTCGGCTACATGTCCGAACTGCTGAAGAAGGCCACCGATCAGGGCGCCCTGGACCAGGTGCTGTCCCGGGAGGACAAGGACGCGCTGTCGGAATTCCTCAGCGACTTCGGCGACCTGTCCGACGACGGCCGCTACCTCGGATCCTCCCGCCGCGGTTACGATTCGGAACCCGGAGCCGGACTGAACTTCGGCACCGAGAAGAAGCCGTTCGCGATGCAGGAAGTGATCCGCAGCGGCATCGGCCGCAACTTCAGCTTCGACTTCGGCTACGACCAGGCGATGATGATGTTCACCCCGGTCGGCGGCATGGACCGGATCTACTACGCATTCCAGGACCGGATCGGCACCGACAACATCGTCTTCGGCGCCGAGGTGACGTCGATGAAGAACGTGTCCGGCGGTGTCACCGTCGACTACACCACAGGCGGCGCGCGGAAGTCGATCACCGCCGATTACGCGATCTGCACGATCCCGCCGCACCTCGTCGGCCGACTGCAGAACAATCTGCCCGCCGACGTGCTCACCGCGCTGAAGGCGGCCAAGCCGTCGTCGTCCGGGAAGCTCGGTATCGAGTACTCGCGCCGGTGGTGGGAGACGGAGGACCGCATCTACGGCGGCGCGTCCAACACCGACAAGGACATCTCGCAGATCATGTTCCCGTACGACCACTACAACTCCGACCGGGGCGTGGTCGTCGCCTACTACAGCAGCGGCAAGCGGCAGGAGGCGTTCGAGTCGCTCACCCACCGCCAGCGGCTCGCCAAGGCGATCGCGGAGGGCTCGGAGATCCACGGCGAGAAGTACACCCGCGACATCTCCTCGTCGTTCTCGGGCAGCTGGCGGCGCACCAAGTACTCCGAGAGCGCGTGGGCGAACTGGGCGGGCAGCGGCGGCTCGCACGGCGGCGCGGCCACCCCCGAGTACGAGAAGCTGCTCGAACCCGTCGACAAGATCTACTTCGCCGGCGACCACCTGTCCAACGCCATCGCCTGGCAGCACGGCGCGCTGACGTCCGCCCGCGACGTCGTCACCCACATCCACGAGCGCGTCGCCCAGGAAGCCTGACCCATTCCCCCGAACCAGGAGTTGTGCACTGTGAAGTCTTTTCGTACCAAGGCCGTGACCGCTGCGCTCGCCGCTTCCGCTCTGATCGCCGGGGCGACGTCGTGCTCCTCCGACGAGGCGGCGGCGGAAGCGCCCGGCAGCACGTTCGTCTCCAAGTCCGTTCTCGAAGCCGGAGAGGCGAATCCGATGATCGCGCAGGGGGTCGCGATCGGCGGCGGCACCGCCGTCTACAAGTCGAGTGGGATCGGCCCGGGCGCATCCAACAAGGCTGCACCCGAGGGCACCCCCGAGTCGTACATCGACACCGACGTCTTCGCCGGTGGCGCACTTCCGGCCGGCGTCACGATCACCGAGGCGCAGGGCATCAACGCGCTGAAGCGGATTCGCGACAACCTGGAGGCGCAGGGGCTGACACTCGAGGACGTCGTGACCATGCGCGTGTTCCTCGACAACGCCCCCGGCACCGACCGCGCCGACTACGCCGGCTGGAACCGCGCCTACCGGCAGTTCTTCGCGAACACCAACCTCGACACCGGCGACACCGAACTGGTCCCGCTCGGCACGGCGGAACCGGCCGCTCCGATGGAGCGGAACTCCTCGCGGCCCAGCCGGTTCGCGCTCGAGGTCGCGAGCCTGCCCGCCGCGGGATGGCTCGTCGAGGTCGAGGTGGACGCCGTCTACCCCGACGGTGAGGAGCCGCAGTAGTGGGGGCGCTGAGCCCGAGTCACTGGGCGATCATCGCGGTGGTGCTCGTGGTGCTGTTCGGCTCGAAGAAGCTCCCGGACGCCGCCCGCGGCCTGGGACGGTCGATGCGGATCCTCAAGACCGAGGTGGGGGAGTTGCAGGCGGACGCTCCCGAACTGGAGAAATAGGCGAAGCGAGCCGGTGGACCCCGCGTCCACCGGCTCGCTCGTTCCAGTGGTGTCAGGCCTTACGCATGTAGGTCCGGACCGTCAGCGGCGCCATGATCGCGACGATCACGGCGGCGCCGAGCAGCGACCACACGACGTGGACACCGAAGTGGCCGTCGTTGACGAGTTCACGCACCGCGGTCACGACGTGCGACACGGGGTTGACGTTCACGAACGCCTGCATCCAGCCCGGCATCGTGTCGGCAGGCACGAACGCGTTGGACATGAACGTCAACGGGAACAGGATCAGCATCGAAATGCCCTGCACCGAGGACGCTTTGCTCATCAGGACGCCCATCAGCGCGAAGATCCAGCTGATCGAGAAGGCACAGACGACGACGAGCACACCGGCCGACACCACCCCGACGACTCCGCCGCCCGGCCGGTACCCCATCGCGATACCGACGGTGAACGTGATGGTCGTGGCGATGCCGTACCGCACGACGTCCGCGAGGAGGGCGCCGGACAGCGGCGCGATGCGGGCGATCGGCAACGACTTGAATCGATCGAAGACGCCCTTGTCCATGTCTTCCCGCAACTGGGTGCCCGTCACGATCGACGTGGTGATCACCGTCTGGACCAGGATGCCCGGGATGATGATCGGCAGATACGACGACACGTCGCCGGAGATGGCGCCACCGAAGATGTACGTGAACATCAGCGTGAAGATGATCGGCTGGACGACGACGTCGAACAGTTGCTCCGGGTTGTGCTTGATCTTGAGCAGTCCCCGGTACGCCATCGTGAGTGTGTTGGCGACGGACTGCTCGAGGCTGATCCGGTTCCGGGCCTCCGGAATCGGTTGCGGGCCCGCATGTGCGCGGGATTCGAGGGTGGTGGTCATGCGACGCTCCGTTCGGTATCGGCGTCGGCGGCAGTGTCTTCTGCGCCGTGGCCGGTGATGGTGAGGAAGACTTCGTCGAGACTCGGCTTCTGGACGGTGATCTCGTCGACGGCGATCCCGTGGTCGCGCAACCGGATCAGGAGTTCCACGGTGAGCGACGGGTCGGTCATCGGTGCGGTGAGGCGGCCGATCTCCGGCGTGATCGCCACCTCCACGCAGAGGGTGTGTGCGATCACCGAACGCGCGTCGTCGATCTGGCCGCGATCGGCGAGGGTCAGCTGCAGCGACGAGACGCCGACGGACGCCTTCAACTCGTCGGCCGTGCCGTCCGCGATCACCTTCCCGCGGTCGATGACGGCGATCCGATCCGCCAACTGGTCCGCCTCGTCGAGGTATTGCGTGGTGAGCAGCACCGTCGACCCGTCCGCGACCAGCCGGCGGATGGTGTCCCACATCTGGGCACGCGTCCGAGGGTCCAGGCCCGTCGTCGGCTCGTCGAGGAACAACAGCGGCGGATGGGCGATCAGGCTGGCCGCCAGGTCGAGGCGCCGTCGCATGCCGCCGGAGAAATTCTTCAGCGGCTTCGTCGCCGCCTCGGTGAGGTCGAACTCCTCGAGCAGTTCCGTGCACTTGCGGCGGGCGTCGCCCCGGCTCAGCCCGAGCAACCGGGCGAAGATCACCAGATTCTCGACCGCCGACAGGTCCTCGTCGACCGACGCGTACTGGCCCGTGACACCGACCAGTGAGCGCACCGCATTCGGTTCGCGCACCACGTCGTGGCCGAAGATCCGGGCCTCGCCGCCGTCCGGGCGCAACAGCGTCGCAAGCATCCGCACCGTGGTGGTCTTGCCTGCGCCATTCGGGCCGAGCACTCCGTATACCGACCCGGTCGGCACGGACAGGCTCACGCCGTCGACGGCGCGCTGACGGCCGAAGAGTTTCACGAGCCCGTCGGCCTCGATGGCTGGGGGAGTTGCAGTGAGGTTCATGCGGTAGACGATGCAGCCACCCACTTGCAGCGGGCTTGCACGCCTCTTGCACGGGCTCACGAACACCCCCACGCTGCGGATTCACACGCATTCGCCGGAATCAGCGGCAATTGCGTCGGCATCTGACGAATCGGTGTGCGGGTGTGGAATTCCACAGCCCTTCGGTTATCCACAGGTCTGCTGTTTGCCCTGGTCGGCGGCCGCGGCCGCCACCGAGCGAGGGGCACGATGCTCGATATGAGAGCACAGGAGTTGATCTTTCGCCGTCATGCACTGGCCGACGGAATGACCGACCCGGAACTGCGCCGCGCGCGGGCGAAGGGACAACTGGTCGCCGTGGCTGCGGGCGCCTACCTCGACGGCGACCACTCGGCAGCACTGGACCCGGTCGGGATGCACCGCGCTCGGGTCGCGGCTGCCGTGGTGGCGCACGGTGGTGGGATCGTGGTCAGCCACGCGTCCGCCGCCGTCCTCCACGGACTCGACGTCGGCGCGGTGAACCTCGACCGGGTGCATCTGAGCCGGGAGCGACGGTCGGGCGGGCGACGGACCGCGACGCTGCACATGCACATCGCCCCGCTCGGTCCTGACGACGTCACCGAGATCGACGGCGTGGCGGTGATGGCGCTCGCCCGGACTGTGGCGGACGTCGCGCGTTCGGAATCGCTGGACGAGGCCGTCGTGATCGGCGACTCCGCCCTGCATCGCGGCGTCGTGTCGATCGCCGACGTCCGGGCGGTGCTGGAGCGTCACGGCCGGCGGAAAGGCATCGGGGCGGCTCGGCGCGCGGTGGCCCTGTTCGACGGCCGCAGCGAGAGTCCCGGCGAGTCGCTCAGCCGAATCAGGATGCGCGCATGCGGGATCCCCGCGCCCGATCTGCAGCACGAAGTACGTACCGACGGCGGTGCGTTCGTCGGCCGCGTCGACTTCTTCTGGGAGCGCTGGGGAGTTGTCGGCGAGTTCGACGGCATGGGCAAGTACCGAATCGGTTCCGGGCAGGCGGGCGACATCGTGGCGAGAGAGAAGCTGCGGGAGGACGCGATACGGGACACGGGTCTCGAGGTGATCAGGTGGGTGTGGACCGACCTCGGCCGGTTCGACGTCGTGAAGGCGCGATTCGAGCGCGCGTGTGCCCGCTCCCGGCGTCGGTAAGCCGTCGTTTCCCACCGAGTTGCCGCAAGCACATGCAATTGCGCGGGGATCGGACGAATCGGTGTGCAACTTCGCGCGAACGGGCGCGACCCGCTAGCCGAACCGCGATTCCAGCGCGCGCCGGTCGACCTTGCCTGGACCGCGGAGGGGGAGGGCGTCGACGAGGTGGAGTTCGCGGGGGGCGGCGGTGGTGTCGAGGGTGCGTTCGACGAACGTGCGGAGTTCGGCGAGTGTCGGTGCGGTGCCGGGTTCGGCGACGACGACGGCGGCGACGCGGCGGCCCAGCCGCTCGTCGGGGAGGCCGATGACCGCGCATTCCCGGACCGCGGGGTGGGCGATAAGGGCCGCCTCGACCACTTGCGGGACGACGGTGAGTCCGCCGGTGGAGATGGCTTCGTCGAGTCTGCCGGAGATGGCGAGGACGCCGTCGGTGACGGTGCCGGCGTCGTCGGTGCGGAACCAGCCGGGTTCGGCGAACGCCGGATGATCGGGGAGGCCGCGGTACCCGGACGCCAGCATGGGGCCGCCGAGGAGGACGCGGCTGTCGTCGTCGATTCGCACGCGCGCGCCGTCGAGGGGCACCCCGTCGTACACGCATCCGCCGCACGTCTCGCTCATTCCGTACGTACGGACGACGGCGATCCCGGCGTCGACGGCGCGCCGCAGGACCGGGGCGGGGGTGGCGGCCCCACCGAGGAGGACGGCGTCGAGCGCGGCCAGCGACGCCACGGCTTCGGGGTGGTCGAGGGCCTTGACCAGCTGGGTCGGGACGAGCGAGGTGTAGCGGCGGGGTCCGGACATCGACTCGACTGCGGCGGGCAGCGCGCCGGGGTCGAAGCCGTCGGACACGTCGATCACCACCGGGTCGGAGCCCGCGAGGACGCTGCGTAGCAACACCTGCATGCCTGCGATGTGGTGGGCGGGAAGGGTCAGCAGCCAGGCGCCCGGGCCGCCGAGTCGCGCATGCGTCGCGTCACCGCTCGCGCGGAGGGCGGCCGCGGAGAGTATCGCGCCCTTCGGCACGCCCGTCGTCCCGGACGTCGCGACCACGAGTGCGACACCGTCGTCGATCGGGTCCCCGGGCCGCAGTGCGTCCATCAGCCGCCGGGTCTCCCGCTCGTCCGCGGCGGGCACGGGGAGCGCGGCCGGCGCGGTCCCGTCGAGGACCGCCGACAGTTGCGGCAGGATGCCGAGAACCGCGGCACCGGATGGGACGGGCAGGACCCGCAATTCGCTCACTGGGCGGGCCCGGCGAGCGGCCATCGCATCACTGGGCAGGCCCGGCAAGCGGCCAGCCGCCTGCGGCGAGGTTGCTGCGCACCCGGTCGACGTCCGATTCCAGTGGCAACTCGTCGGTGACCTTGGTGATGAGCACCTGGATGTCGGTCTTCTCGATGGGCAGGTCGCCCTCCTCGACGAGGGCGTCGGCGACGGCGTCCACCTCGTCTTCCGACAGGCGGCGGGTGAGCAGTGCGAACAACGGAATGTAGTCCTGCTCGGGTACGCCGTTCGGGTAGCCGGCGCGCAGCCAGCCGATGATGGAGGAGAGGAACGGTGGAAGGCTCATGGCTAGCCTGCGTCGCGGGTTTCTTCCGCGTCGTCGGAACCTTCGCCGTTCTCGGCATCGGTACCGACCGGCCAGCCCCCGGCCTCGAGATTCTCCGTCACCCGCGCAACGTCCTCCTCGGACGGTTCCTCGTGGGTGATCTCGCTGATGAGGCGACGGATGTTGTCGTAGTCGACGTGGCGTTGCGGCGTCTCGTGAGCGGTTTCGATCGACAGCGCGACGACCTGTTCGATCTCCTCGTCGGTGAGACGGCGACGCAGCACGGCCAGCAACGCGAAATGGTCCTTCGCCGGGACTCCCTCGGGGTACCCGGCGCGTAGCCAGTCGAGCACGGAGCTTAGTGAGTTCTTGGGCACGCGTTCGGCCTCTTTCGTCGATGGAACGGGGACTCGGGGTCGCCGCTCAGAAGATGTGGATACCGAAGCTGCCGGCCAGGAAGTCCTTCATCAACAGAAGTATCCCAGTGATGATCGCGATCAGCACCACGGCGAAGCAGGCATAGGCGCCGATCCGGGCTGCGACGGTCGGCTGCGAGGTGCCCTCGGCGGTGTCCGCGCCGCCGAGCGACCGCAGTCCGAGCGCGAAGATCGCGGGCAGGCCGGCGCCGAACAGCAGACCGACGAGGACGACTTGCCAGAGCGACTGAACGGTGGTGGTCAGCAGTGTCATGGGAGCCCCCTTCAGCGGTTCGCGGCGGGACCGGTGGAGTCCGCGGTCTCGGCCACGCCCGGTTCGGGACGGTCGGTGGGTTCGGCGGGAGCGGCGGCATCGCCGGACTCCCATTCGGCGTTCACGTTGCCGGACGTCACCGGTTGCAGGCGGGAGCGCAGGTACATGAATCCGGCGAGCAGGATCAGGGCGGCGAACACGACGAGAACGCCTGGCAGGCCGCCGATCAGGTGGGCGATGACCCAGCACACCGCGCCGACGATCGCCGCCGACGGCAGCGTGACCAGCCACGCGACGGCCATGCGTCCGGCGATGCCCCAGCGGACCTCGGCGCCCTTGCGTCCGAGCCCGGTGCCGAGGATGGATCCGGTCGCGACATGGGTGGTGGACAGCGGCAGTCCGAGGTGGCTGGACGTGAGGATGATGGCGGCGGACGAAGACTCCGCGGCCATGCCCTGGGGAGCGGAGATCTCCACGAGTCCCTTGCCGAGGGTGCGGATGATGCGCCAGCCGCCGAGGTACGTGCCGAGGGCGATGGCGATCGCGCAACTGAGCTTCACCCAGAACGGCATTTCGTCGTCGGCGGACAGGGATCCGTGCGCGACGAGTGCGAGGAAGATCACGCCCATCGTCTTCTGGGCATCGTTGGTTCCGTGGGCCAGCGACACCAGGGAAGCGGATCCGATCTGGCCGATCCGGAACCCGTGTTCCTTGGTGCCCTCCGGCACGCCCGAGGTGATCCGGTAGACCAGCTTGGTGCCCGCGGTGGCGACCAGAGCCGCGACCACGGGGGCGAGGACGGCGGGAACGACGACCTTGCTGAGCACCCCGCCCCATTCGACGCCGCTCATGCCGATGGACGCGATGGCCGCACCGATCAAACCACCGAACAGTGCGTGCGAAGAGCTGGACGGCAGGCCGAGCAGCCACGTCGCCAGATTCCAGATGATGCCGCCGACCAGGCCCGCGAACACGATGAGCAGCAGATCCTCGCCGTCCACTTCTCCCAGGTTCACCACGCCCTTGGCGACCGTCGCCGCAACCTCCACGGACAGGAACGCGCCGACGAGATTCAACGACGCGGAGAGCGCGACAGCGACCTTGGGTCGCAGAGCTCCCGTCGCGATCGAGGTGGCCATTGCATTGCCGGTGTCGTGAAAGCCGTTCGTGAAATCGAAAGCGAGGGCGGTGACTACTACCACCAGGAGAACTACGAGCTCTGCGGTCACACCCAGATTGTGCGGATTTCAACTGAAAAAGTACAGCTGACGTCAGGTGTACAGGATCACTCCTGCGTATGGCCTTCCGTCAGTTCTCACCCTTCGGACGGGAGTCGCGGCGGATGGGGTGATCCTCCGGGATCTGCACCAGCACGATCGGGATGCCGTCGGGGTCCGCGATCCACAGCTCGTACAGCCCCCACGG includes these proteins:
- a CDS encoding APC family permease, which codes for MSALSDAVARSFATGEPARAALSPLRALGRRQLSGVEVLAQSVATTAPAVSIVVLPVTMFTHKMLLSGLITIVVATVVVSLIAVCVSQFTRRMAAAGGLYSFVFQGLGTRAALTAGVAMLTKYVGSAVMTLYHGGQAVIATLGFFGVELRGPAERLLVYAGIALVILGCLVRGVRFAALAILAVESCSLLFIAGLMIVTGAGGQHAAVPPSDSAYGPLLMTLAAVFALAGFESATFFGPEAKRPLATVTRTVMLTPMICGGLFIFSAWAAWSGRTDTLVNAYLHGTATGVDPAVVIALNLGLGTSWLASAMASSNAASRLLYSMGIETVVPRLFARVHRGYRTPYAALAVIVCVVCAGAATFGIVGKSAAFGHVQLIARTAVVAAYVLVAVASVRFLSRIGEHTPLVLAAGVAGSAAGGIVLAYMLFVNVAHGFTIVPAVVLALLLSGSAWQLYLRWRHPASLRSVGVFDTAETDDVLPGAGVFATDAAGNLALTAAGRTPGSR
- a CDS encoding DUF3349 domain-containing protein, translated to MSLPPFLSSIIGWLRAGYPNGVPEQDYIPLFALLTRRLSEDEVDAVADALVEEGDLPIEKTDIQVLITKVTDELPLESDVDRVRSNLAAGGWPLAGPAQ
- a CDS encoding Rid family hydrolase, translated to MKSFRTKAVTAALAASALIAGATSCSSDEAAAEAPGSTFVSKSVLEAGEANPMIAQGVAIGGGTAVYKSSGIGPGASNKAAPEGTPESYIDTDVFAGGALPAGVTITEAQGINALKRIRDNLEAQGLTLEDVVTMRVFLDNAPGTDRADYAGWNRAYRQFFANTNLDTGDTELVPLGTAEPAAPMERNSSRPSRFALEVASLPAAGWLVEVEVDAVYPDGEEPQ
- a CDS encoding inorganic phosphate transporter encodes the protein MTAELVVLLVVVVTALAFDFTNGFHDTGNAMATSIATGALRPKVAVALSASLNLVGAFLSVEVAATVAKGVVNLGEVDGEDLLLIVFAGLVGGIIWNLATWLLGLPSSSSHALFGGLIGAAIASIGMSGVEWGGVLSKVVVPAVLAPVVAALVATAGTKLVYRITSGVPEGTKEHGFRIGQIGSASLVSLAHGTNDAQKTMGVIFLALVAHGSLSADDEMPFWVKLSCAIAIALGTYLGGWRIIRTLGKGLVEISAPQGMAAESSSAAIILTSSHLGLPLSTTHVATGSILGTGLGRKGAEVRWGIAGRMAVAWLVTLPSAAIVGAVCWVIAHLIGGLPGVLVVFAALILLAGFMYLRSRLQPVTSGNVNAEWESGDAAAPAEPTDRPEPGVAETADSTGPAANR
- the menE gene encoding o-succinylbenzoate--CoA ligase; the encoded protein is MSELRVLPVPSGAAVLGILPQLSAVLDGTAPAALPVPAADERETRRLMDALRPGDPIDDGVALVVATSGTTGVPKGAILSAAALRASGDATHARLGGPGAWLLTLPAHHIAGMQVLLRSVLAGSDPVVIDVSDGFDPGALPAAVESMSGPRRYTSLVPTQLVKALDHPEAVASLAALDAVLLGGAATPAPVLRRAVDAGIAVVRTYGMSETCGGCVYDGVPLDGARVRIDDDSRVLLGGPMLASGYRGLPDHPAFAEPGWFRTDDAGTVTDGVLAISGRLDEAISTGGLTVVPQVVEAALIAHPAVRECAVIGLPDERLGRRVAAVVVAEPGTAPTLAELRTFVERTLDTTAAPRELHLVDALPLRGPGKVDRRALESRFG
- the tatA gene encoding Sec-independent protein translocase subunit TatA → MGALSPSHWAIIAVVLVVLFGSKKLPDAARGLGRSMRILKTEVGELQADAPELEK
- a CDS encoding flavin monoamine oxidase family protein: MKGLGATGGAGLAYGAMSTLGLAPSTAAPARTFQPLAAGDLIGKVKGSHSVVVLGGGPAGLCSAFELQKAGYTVTVLEARTRPGGRVWTARGGTEETDLNGETQKCTFSDGHFYNVGATRIPQSHITLDYCRELGVEIQGFGNQNANTFVNYASDTSLSGQSVTYRAAKADTFGYMSELLKKATDQGALDQVLSREDKDALSEFLSDFGDLSDDGRYLGSSRRGYDSEPGAGLNFGTEKKPFAMQEVIRSGIGRNFSFDFGYDQAMMMFTPVGGMDRIYYAFQDRIGTDNIVFGAEVTSMKNVSGGVTVDYTTGGARKSITADYAICTIPPHLVGRLQNNLPADVLTALKAAKPSSSGKLGIEYSRRWWETEDRIYGGASNTDKDISQIMFPYDHYNSDRGVVVAYYSSGKRQEAFESLTHRQRLAKAIAEGSEIHGEKYTRDISSSFSGSWRRTKYSESAWANWAGSGGSHGGAATPEYEKLLEPVDKIYFAGDHLSNAIAWQHGALTSARDVVTHIHERVAQEA
- a CDS encoding DUF3349 domain-containing protein produces the protein MPKNSLSSVLDWLRAGYPEGVPAKDHFALLAVLRRRLTDEEIEQVVALSIETAHETPQRHVDYDNIRRLISEITHEEPSEEDVARVTENLEAGGWPVGTDAENGEGSDDAEETRDAG
- a CDS encoding ATP-binding cassette domain-containing protein yields the protein MNLTATPPAIEADGLVKLFGRQRAVDGVSLSVPTGSVYGVLGPNGAGKTTTVRMLATLLRPDGGEARIFGHDVVREPNAVRSLVGVTGQYASVDEDLSAVENLVIFARLLGLSRGDARRKCTELLEEFDLTEAATKPLKNFSGGMRRRLDLAASLIAHPPLLFLDEPTTGLDPRTRAQMWDTIRRLVADGSTVLLTTQYLDEADQLADRIAVIDRGKVIADGTADELKASVGVSSLQLTLADRGQIDDARSVIAHTLCVEVAITPEIGRLTAPMTDPSLTVELLIRLRDHGIAVDEITVQKPSLDEVFLTITGHGAEDTAADADTERSVA
- a CDS encoding IclR family transcriptional regulator produces the protein MGARAGEIAGHEPRAVQKALALLEAVAQLGSGATARDIAAHAGIPQATAYRLLNLLTADGYLVRIADLSGFALGRRTRQLAGADAAPDPVDHHAVLEELREQVRFGIHLASFAGSRVRLVDRDPDHELSGENTIAAHLHASAIGKVLLASRPDLVPPSLRRVTSSTITDFGALRTELDAVRHTGSAREVDEVRVGRSAVAVPVHDAQNAVTGCLAAIGKTGRLAVDDPELTDLLRSCAARVGGRVPA
- a CDS encoding ABC transporter permease, producing MTTTLESRAHAGPQPIPEARNRISLEQSVANTLTMAYRGLLKIKHNPEQLFDVVVQPIIFTLMFTYIFGGAISGDVSSYLPIIIPGILVQTVITTSIVTGTQLREDMDKGVFDRFKSLPIARIAPLSGALLADVVRYGIATTITFTVGIAMGYRPGGGVVGVVSAGVLVVVCAFSISWIFALMGVLMSKASSVQGISMLILFPLTFMSNAFVPADTMPGWMQAFVNVNPVSHVVTAVRELVNDGHFGVHVVWSLLGAAVIVAIMAPLTVRTYMRKA